CCTGCCTATGGCGTGCTGAGAAACGCTTTCGGCTGGAATCGTTGCGAGGAATATAGGCGAGCAACCGTAACCTAGATAGGTCACGAAAACCGCGATACAAAGCACGGGGAGCGAGCCGTTCAGGAAGCCGATGACCATCGGCGCGCAGGCGGCAACCGCCGAAAATGCAATCAGAGTAGGCTTGCGCCCGATCCGGTCAGAGAGCGCCGGTACCGCGAATCCCGAGATTACGCTCGAAACGCCGATCGTGGTCATGAAAACACTCATTGCAGTCGGGGAGAAGTGTCGTTTCTCAATCAGATACGCGGGGCCGAACGCAATGATGGCGAGGAACCACGTTATGAAAAGACAGCTCATGATCATGCAGATGAGAATATTCCTGTTGCCCAGTGCGTGCCTGAGCGAACTCGTTTGATCCGTGCTCGAAACGTCGAGTTTATGATGCGCAGTGTCGCCGGGTTCGCGAATGCAGATCGACAAGAACAGTACGAGTACCAAACCCGGCACTCCAGCGCAATAGAATGCAAAACGCCATCCATGTGAGCTCGCCAAAGGTACGATTACCGCAGGCGCCAGAACGGAGCCGAGTAACCCGACTGCGGAGGCTTGAATGAAGCCCATGTTGAAGCCGCGTCGTGAAGGGCTCGATGCAAACGCCATCAATGACTGGCTGATCGGAAGAACGGGGCCTTCGGCAAAGCCCATCAACGCACGCGCGAGTACCAGAGCCGAAAATGTGCCGGCGAGGCCCGACGAAATCGAGCAGAGGGAGAAGACAAGAACCGCCACGATCAGTACCGGCTTACGGCGGCGCCTCTTGTCCGCATACGCCCCGAGCGCAACGCCTGAAACCGCCCAGGTTAGTGCGAGGGCAGACGTAACGATGCCTATTCTCGCATTCGTTAGCGCGAAGGCGTCGTGCATGAATGGAAACAGGAAATTGATAGAAAGTCGATCGAAGAATACCGAACCAACGGTAAAAAATA
This is a stretch of genomic DNA from Paraburkholderia sp. HP33-1. It encodes these proteins:
- a CDS encoding MFS transporter, whose amino-acid sequence is MQSKDRRYENLLVILLFFTVGSVFFDRLSINFLFPFMHDAFALTNARIGIVTSALALTWAVSGVALGAYADKRRRRKPVLIVAVLVFSLCSISSGLAGTFSALVLARALMGFAEGPVLPISQSLMAFASSPSRRGFNMGFIQASAVGLLGSVLAPAVIVPLASSHGWRFAFYCAGVPGLVLVLFLSICIREPGDTAHHKLDVSSTDQTSSLRHALGNRNILICMIMSCLFITWFLAIIAFGPAYLIEKRHFSPTAMSVFMTTIGVSSVISGFAVPALSDRIGRKPTLIAFSAVAACAPMVIGFLNGSLPVLCIAVFVTYLGYGCSPIFLATIPAESVSQHAIGRTVASVIGVGEVIGGFLSPTIAGYAADWYGPTAPFLIASGSAGLALIMSVFLRETAPGRRRDSDAMENKVLYTPAR